The sequence GACCTCCGACCTCCGACCTCCGACCTCCGACCTCCGACCTCCGACCTCCGACCTCCGACCTCCGACCTCCGACCTCCGACCTCCGACCTCCGACCTCCGACCTCCGACCTCCGACCTCCGACCTCCGACCTCCGACGACTCCGGTTCGCAAGCGAACCGGTTAACGAGCGACCTTCGGCCGCCGACAACTAACACCCGAGTCCCCAGTCCCGAGCCCCCAGTCCCCATGCAACTGACCGTCCCCAAATTCGCCGCGCTTAAGGGCTCCGGGCAGAAGATCACGATGCTCACGGCCTATGATTATCCGACGGCCGCGCTGGTGGACGCCGCTGGGGTCGAGGCGGTCTTGGTCGGCGATAGTCTGTCGATGGTCGTGCAGGGGCATGAGACGACGCTGCCGGTGACGCTCGACCAGATGATCTATCATGCCGAGATGGTCGGCCGGGCGGTGCGGCAGGCGCTCGTGATCGTCGATATGCCGTTTCCCACTTGCTACCTGGGGCCGCACAAAGCGGTCGAAAGCGCCGGCCGCGTGCTCAAGGAAACGCGCTGCCAGGCGGTCAAGCTCGAAGGGGGCGCCGAGCAGGCCGACGTGATCGCCGCTCTCGTCTCGGCGGGCATCCCCGTGATGGCGCATTGCGGTCTGCGGCCGCAGAGCGTGCATCAGCTCGGCGGCTATAAGGTGCAGCGCGACGCCGAGCGGCTCCTCGCCGACGCCAAGGCGGCCGAGCAGGCCGGGGCGTTTGCGATGGTGCTCGAGTGTATTCCGTCGGAGCTGGCCAGGCGAGTAACCCAGAGCGTGCGGATTCCGACGATCGGTATCGGTGCCGGCCCCGACTGCGACGGACAGGTGCTGGTGATCAACGATCTCTTGGGCCTAACCAGCGGATATGTGCCCCGATTCGTGAAGGCGTACGCGGATCTCAAGGGCGTGATCATCGGCGCGGCGAGCCAATTTCGCGACGACGTGCGGGCCGGCAAGTTTCCCGGCCCAGAGCAGCAGTTCAATTAGTCATGCCCAATCATCTCGCCGCGGAAACCAGCCCATATCTGCTCCAGCACAAGGACAATCCGGTGGATTGGTATCCTTGGTGTCCGGAGGCGCTCGTCCGCTCGCGGGCGGAGCAGAAGCCGATCTTCCTGTCGATCGGCTACTCGGCCTGCCACTGGTGTCATGTGATGGAGCACGAGAGCTTCGAGAATCCGCGGATCGCGCTGCTCTTGAACGAGCATTTCGTCCCGATCAAAGTGGATCGCGAGGAGCGACCCGATCTCGACCAGATTTACATGAACGCCGTGCAGATGTTGACCGGCCGCGGCGGCTGGCCGATGTCGGTGTTTCTCACGCCCAACCTGCAGCCGTTCTACGGCGGCACATATTGGCCGGAGACGTCGCGCGGCGGAATGCCGGGCTTCGACCAGATTCTTGACGCCGTCGCCGCCGCGTGGCGGGATCGGCGCGGCGACCTTACCGTTCAGGCCGCGGAATTGACGGAGCACCTTCGGGCCGTGCAGATTCCGGCCGCGAGCGAGGGGCTCGGCGCCGCGGAATCGGAGAAACTGTTGCGGCAGGCCGCGACGGCGCTCGAGCGCTCGTTCGATTCGCATCACGGTGGCTTCGGCGGAGCGCCCAAGTTTCCGCACCCGATGGACCTGCGGCTGCTCTTGAGAATCTGGCGCCGCAATTCTCCCTCTCCCCTTACTGGAGAGGGTCGGGGTGAGGGCTCTTCACGTAGCGATTCGGCGCTCAAAGTCGTCGTCACCACCCTCGACAAAATGGCCGCCGGCGGCATCTACGACCATCTCGGCGGCGGGTTCCATCGCTATTCGGTCGATGAGCGCTGGCTCGTTCCGCATTTCGAGAAGATGCTCTACGACAACGCGCTCTTGGCCGGCTGCTACGTCGATGCGTTTCTAGCGACCGGGCGGGCCGATTATGCACGTGTCGCTCGCGAGACACTCGATTATTTTCTCCGCGACATGACCGATCCGGCCGGCGGCATCTACAGCACCGAAGATGCCGACAGCGAAGGGGAGGAAGGGAAGTTCTACGTCTGGACGCCTGCCGAAATCGAGGCCGTGCTCGGCGCCGATGCGGCCCGCACGTTTTGCTATGTTTATGACGTGAGCGATGCCGGGAACTTCGAACGCAGCAACATCCTAAACCTGCCGAAAACCATCGAGCAGTGTGCCAAGCTGCGGCAGCTCGATCAGGATCGCTTGCGGGCCGATCTGGCG is a genomic window of Pirellulales bacterium containing:
- the panB gene encoding 3-methyl-2-oxobutanoate hydroxymethyltransferase, with the translated sequence MQLTVPKFAALKGSGQKITMLTAYDYPTAALVDAAGVEAVLVGDSLSMVVQGHETTLPVTLDQMIYHAEMVGRAVRQALVIVDMPFPTCYLGPHKAVESAGRVLKETRCQAVKLEGGAEQADVIAALVSAGIPVMAHCGLRPQSVHQLGGYKVQRDAERLLADAKAAEQAGAFAMVLECIPSELARRVTQSVRIPTIGIGAGPDCDGQVLVINDLLGLTSGYVPRFVKAYADLKGVIIGAASQFRDDVRAGKFPGPEQQFN
- a CDS encoding thioredoxin domain-containing protein, giving the protein MPNHLAAETSPYLLQHKDNPVDWYPWCPEALVRSRAEQKPIFLSIGYSACHWCHVMEHESFENPRIALLLNEHFVPIKVDREERPDLDQIYMNAVQMLTGRGGWPMSVFLTPNLQPFYGGTYWPETSRGGMPGFDQILDAVAAAWRDRRGDLTVQAAELTEHLRAVQIPAASEGLGAAESEKLLRQAATALERSFDSHHGGFGGAPKFPHPMDLRLLLRIWRRNSPSPLTGEGRGEGSSRSDSALKVVVTTLDKMAAGGIYDHLGGGFHRYSVDERWLVPHFEKMLYDNALLAGCYVDAFLATGRADYARVARETLDYFLRDMTDPAGGIYSTEDADSEGEEGKFYVWTPAEIEAVLGADAARTFCYVYDVSDAGNFERSNILNLPKTIEQCAKLRQLDQDRLRADLAAWRAKLLEARGKRFRPGRDDKVLVSWNGLAIDALAQAAGALDEPRYLAAATAAADFILAQMRRSDGRLLHVWRGEAKLDAYLDDYACLANALVSLYEAGFNERYIDEAVRLADIMLAHFADPALGGFFFTADDHEALVARQKDWQDSSTPSGNAMAATTLLRLGKLTGRRDYTDAAAATLQAAAGLMALFPSAAGQMLMALDLRLGPTPEIVILGDDAPDTAAVLADLRHRFIPNKVVAFRATPLASITSTISPALAALFEGKSAQQPSPTVFICENLACQAPITGRAAANDAWERLMNGAK